The Anser cygnoides isolate HZ-2024a breed goose chromosome 13, Taihu_goose_T2T_genome, whole genome shotgun sequence genome contains the following window.
CCGCGAGCATAGCCCCTACCAGAACAACTACGTGGGAGTGTGACGCCCGTGCCAGCGTCGCTGCCCGAATCCATCCTGCCCCCTGCTCCCGCCCTGCCCCTGCCGAACGCCCTcaggcccccagccctgctccctgccgcGGCCACGGTGCGCCAGCACCCTCCCCGTCCTCAGCGCTGGGTGTCCAGCAGGGCACGGCGACGTCCCGCTGCGGGCACGGCCCCCTGGGGGAGCCCCTCGTGGGGCTGCCGTGGGGGGGGCAGAGCCGTGggatggcgggggggggctcccccacTGCCCGCGTGGACCCTCAGCGCTGGcggtgctgcagagccccccGCTTGCTCCGCGGTGCCCGTGAGCACGCCGGGGACGTGTCCCCGTGCGGGGCAGCCCCGGTGGCAcccagtggggacagccagGCTGCGCTCCCGGCCCCCGCGGCGGTGCAGCAGGGCCGGCTGGTGGGGACGTGCGGCCGAAGGAGCACCGAGGGACAGGTGCTGCACGGAGGGCCCCCCGCGGGGACGAGCCACCGGGCCACCCCTGCTCTCATTGGGCGCCGGGCGAGCACAGCCTGGCCATTTGCTTGCTTGCACCGCGGGTTTCCAGCTGCAATAAAGCTCTGCTGCGCTTTGGTTTGGGTCGGCCTTGTTCTGGGGTTCTCGGGGGGGGAGAACTCGGGTTCACCAGCACCCCGGCACCCCCGCTCCGACCTCACAAACGCCGCGGGGCAGGGTGCAGCCCCGCGGTTCCATCCCGCAGCAGCATGTTCATCTGCATCAGCCATGGCGGTGAGTCCCCTCCCGGCCGGGGGGACGCTGCGGGTCTCCAGGACGTCCCCTTGGCCACCGCCACTGTCCCCGCAGACAACCAGAGCTTCCTGGTCAACACCGACTGccccgtcctgctgctgctctcccacctGAGGAGCAAGGTGGGGGTCCCCGCCACCGGTGAGCTCGGGGGGcagtgggagggaccccgcgggGGCTCCCCATGGggctggcaccactgggacgcGCGCCCCGGCTTTTCCAGACGTCATCGACCTGTGCGACAAGCTGGGCACCCCCAAGCTGCTCTTCCAGGTCAAGACCCTACGGGAGAGGGCCAGCGAGTTCCTCCCGGCGCCCGGCACCTACTACGTCTGCAGGGTGGACCTGGGCACCCCCGGTAGGCGCAGagccccccgtccccgcggTCCCCGCAGGGCGCTGCGGGAGGCGTGACGGCAGTGCCCGCAGGCACCGCGCAGGAGCAGGCGTCGCGGACCTTCACGCCCCTCCTGAAGGACCCCAGCGCGGCGCTGACCGGTGGGTGCGGGGATGGGGACCTGCAGGGCGCGTAGTTTGGGGAtatcccccccccgggggccaccacggagcccccagccctgtccccggTGCAGAGGCACTGCGGCAGCACGGGCAGCACCCGCACAGGAGGCTCCAGCGCTCGCTGAAGGCTGCAGAGGGCAGGAGGACGCCGACCACCGAGGCGCTGCCCGCTGGCACCCAGGCCCAGGGAGCGGTAAGGGGTGGCCCGTGGGACCGGGTGGCGCTGGGACCGCCGCCTCCAACAAGGCCACCTCcaccggggacggggacaccgcCACCACGGCCGGGGGCCCTTCCGCACCTCTCCAGCCCCCAGCATCTCCGGGGTGCCCGGCGGTGGGACCTGCCCAGTGCCCACGCCCGCTGTCCCCACGCCCGCTGTCCCCACGCCCGCTGTCCCCACGCCGTGCCACCCCTCatcccggtcccggtgccccgTCATCCCCCTGCGTGTCCccgtgccgcccccccccaccccatccccacgtccccagcaccaccgcgcggccgcat
Protein-coding sequences here:
- the C13HXorf65 gene encoding uncharacterized protein CXorf65 homolog; the encoded protein is MFICISHGDNQSFLVNTDCPVLLLLSHLRSKVGVPATDVIDLCDKLGTPKLLFQVKTLRERASEFLPAPGTYYVCRVDLGTPGTAQEQASRTFTPLLKDPSAALTEALRQHGQHPHRRLQRSLKAAEGRRTPTTEALPAGTQAQGAGKAATRGAARPGEEQEGAPRRVPKPPGGRQRRPKQR